CCAATGCGCGCGAAACGGTTCTGTGGACCAACTGTGAGGCGGCGGCTGAGATTGGCCGGCAGCTGAAGCTGCGCAACATCGGTGGGGTGATCATCGTCGACTTCATCGACATGGATTCCCGTCGGGACCAACTCCAGCTTCTGGAGCACTTCACCACCGCTATCCGTGATGATTCGGCGCGCCCCCAGATTGCTCAGCTCACGGAACTGGGGCTTGTGGAGCTGACGCGCAAGCGTCAGGGCCAGAACATCTATGAGCTGTTCGGGCGAGCCTGCCCGAGCTGCGGCGGACTGGGCCATGTGGCTGTGCTGCCCGGCAAAGATCTTCTGCAGCCTCTAGCGACGGCCACCGGCTTGGTGCGGTCGGCAGCTTCAGCCCGAGCGGAGGTCTCTGCCCCTTCTGAAACCGGCGGTGGCCGCCGCCGCCGCGGCGGTCGCGGACGTGCCGGAGCTGCCTCTGAAACGACAAGCCCTGCCGACGCACCGCTGGAGGCTCAGGTTGCCGGCGAGTCCACATCGGAGGCGACGGAGCCTGCAGCAGCCAACCGTCGCCAGGATCCAGAACTGGTGGCCGTGCCGATGGATGACGATCAGGAAAAGGTCTACGGCTGGCTTGGCTTGAACCCCGTGCTGCTGCTGGATCCCCCGCCAGAGAACGACAACCTGATGGTTCGCGTTGTGCGGCCTGGGGAGGATGCCGACACTGTGCTCGAAGAAGCGCGGCAGCAACTGGCCGCGAGTTCAGGGCGTCGCCGCCGTCGCGGCAATCGTGGTGGTCGAGGCGTTGCGCGCAGCGGTTCTGCATCGCCTACGCCAGCGCCAGAACCCTCAGCCTCCCGCGCGGACGACAAGCCGTTGTTGGTGGAGATCACACCCTTGGAGGTGGCCCCGCTCATCGAGCTGCCACCAGAGCCGACAGCCGTGGTGGCACCAGAGCCCACCCCGGCTGCTGTTGCGGCACAGGAACCTGTCTCCGTGGCCGTTACAGAGCCTGAGATGCCAGCGGCTGAAGCACGTCCCGGTCGCCGCCGCCGTCGCTCTTCGGCCGCAGTGGAGTGATCGTCGGTGTTGATGAGGTTGGTCGTGGGTGTTGGTTCGG
This region of Synechococcus sp. NOUM97013 genomic DNA includes:
- a CDS encoding Rne/Rng family ribonuclease, whose translation is MPQQIVIAEQLRIAAVLSDDRVDELIVAQGRYQIGDVYLGTVENVLPGIDAAFVNIGESEKNGFIHVTDLGPLRLKKGAAGITELLEPRQKVLVQVMKEPTGTKGPRLTGNLALPGRYLVLQPSGQGVNISRRIGAEGERNRLRALGVLIKPPGAGLLIRTEAEGISEDLLIDDLESLLRQWEAIQKAAETASPPVLLNRDEDFIHRILRDHTGPDLVRVVVDEADAVDRVTSFLGQDGSNVSVEAHSESDELLEHFKVNAAIRDALKPRVDLPSGGYVIIEPTEALTVIDVNSGSFTRSANARETVLWTNCEAAAEIGRQLKLRNIGGVIIVDFIDMDSRRDQLQLLEHFTTAIRDDSARPQIAQLTELGLVELTRKRQGQNIYELFGRACPSCGGLGHVAVLPGKDLLQPLATATGLVRSAASARAEVSAPSETGGGRRRRGGRGRAGAASETTSPADAPLEAQVAGESTSEATEPAAANRRQDPELVAVPMDDDQEKVYGWLGLNPVLLLDPPPENDNLMVRVVRPGEDADTVLEEARQQLAASSGRRRRRGNRGGRGVARSGSASPTPAPEPSASRADDKPLLVEITPLEVAPLIELPPEPTAVVAPEPTPAAVAAQEPVSVAVTEPEMPAAEARPGRRRRRSSAAVE